The following proteins are encoded in a genomic region of Methanoculleus bourgensis MS2:
- a CDS encoding adenylate kinase family protein: MMVGITGTPGTGKTSVAAELERRGHRVVHLTDTVRPYIIEEDRCRQTLVVDIDRWAAEFEPLDGIVEGHLAHYLPCDRVVVLRCRPDVLRQRLAPRSYPSEKIRENVEAEALDVILVEALEEHPGEHIFEVDTTALSVGECADLIEQFIRGELPSSYGSIDWTDYLDLNV; the protein is encoded by the coding sequence ATGATGGTGGGCATCACCGGCACTCCCGGCACCGGCAAGACATCGGTCGCGGCCGAACTTGAGCGGCGGGGCCACCGGGTCGTCCACCTGACCGATACGGTGCGGCCCTACATCATCGAGGAGGACCGTTGCCGCCAGACGCTGGTGGTGGACATCGACCGGTGGGCGGCTGAGTTCGAGCCTCTCGACGGGATCGTCGAGGGGCATCTCGCGCATTACCTCCCCTGCGACCGGGTGGTGGTGCTCAGATGCCGCCCGGACGTCCTGCGGCAGCGCCTGGCCCCCAGGAGCTACCCCTCCGAAAAGATCAGGGAGAACGTCGAGGCGGAGGCGCTCGATGTCATCCTGGTCGAGGCGCTTGAAGAACACCCGGGCGAACACATCTTTGAGGTGGATACGACCGCTCTCTCCGTCGGCGAGTGCGCAGACCTGATCGAGCAGTTTATCCGGGGAGAACTGCCATCATCCTACGGGTCCATCGACTGGACCGATTACCTGGACCTTAACGTATGA
- a CDS encoding acetylornithine transaminase translates to MTEDSRVLDARYYMPAFGRTMKVVRGAGSRVWDDQGREYIDCVAGIAVCSTGHCHPAVVEAICDQARRLIHCSNLYYVPNQAELAEKLVGITGLSKAFFSNSGAEANEGAIKLARVRTGREKFVAFVHGFHGRTCGSLAVTHKPAIREPFEPLSPACTFVDYGDLDALAEVVDKDTAGVFVEPIQGEAGVLIPPDDFFRGIRDICDDAGALMIVDEVQTGMGRTGKWLAIQHTGVAPDIVTLAKGLASGFPIGALVAREGLEFGKSEHGSTFAGGPLACAAALATIGVIEEVLPDVPAKGERFMKGLSSHNPRGRGLMIGISVGDRCPEVQRICAENGVLVNCAADGNLRLIPPLVITDEEIDTAVGVINAALD, encoded by the coding sequence ATGACAGAAGATTCACGGGTGCTTGATGCACGTTATTACATGCCCGCGTTCGGCCGGACGATGAAGGTCGTCCGCGGTGCGGGGTCGCGCGTCTGGGACGACCAGGGACGGGAATACATCGACTGTGTGGCAGGGATTGCGGTCTGCAGCACCGGCCACTGCCACCCCGCGGTGGTAGAGGCGATCTGCGACCAGGCCCGCCGTCTGATCCACTGCTCGAACCTCTATTACGTCCCAAACCAGGCGGAACTTGCAGAGAAACTTGTGGGGATCACAGGACTTTCAAAGGCGTTCTTCTCAAACTCCGGCGCTGAGGCAAACGAAGGCGCGATAAAACTCGCCCGCGTCAGGACAGGACGGGAGAAGTTCGTCGCGTTCGTTCACGGGTTCCACGGCAGGACCTGCGGGTCGCTCGCCGTCACCCACAAACCCGCGATCCGGGAGCCGTTCGAGCCGCTCTCGCCCGCCTGTACCTTCGTGGACTACGGGGACCTGGACGCCCTCGCAGAGGTCGTCGATAAGGATACCGCCGGGGTCTTCGTCGAGCCTATCCAGGGCGAAGCGGGCGTCCTGATCCCGCCGGACGACTTCTTCCGGGGCATCAGGGATATCTGCGACGATGCCGGCGCGCTGATGATCGTCGATGAGGTGCAGACCGGGATGGGCCGGACCGGGAAGTGGCTTGCCATCCAGCACACCGGTGTTGCCCCCGACATCGTCACGCTCGCAAAAGGGCTTGCAAGCGGGTTCCCCATCGGCGCGCTCGTCGCCCGCGAGGGGCTTGAGTTCGGGAAGAGTGAGCACGGGAGCACCTTTGCCGGAGGGCCGCTCGCCTGCGCTGCGGCGCTCGCCACCATCGGCGTCATCGAGGAGGTCCTCCCCGACGTTCCGGCGAAGGGCGAACGGTTCATGAAGGGGCTCAGTTCCCACAACCCACGGGGCCGCGGCCTGATGATCGGCATATCGGTCGGCGACCGGTGCCCTGAGGTGCAGCGTATCTGCGCCGAGAACGGGGTGCTCGTCAACTGTGCCGCCGACGGGAACCTCCGGCTGATCCCGCCGCTGGTGATCACGGACGAGGAGATCGATACAGCCGTCGGTGTCATCAATGCGGCGCTTGATTAG
- a CDS encoding CTP synthase codes for MKYIVVTGGVMSGLGKGITTASIGRLLKNRGYEVTAVKIDPYLNIDAGTMNPAQHGEVFVLSDGGEVDLDLGNYERFLDINLKSIHNITTGKVYRSVIEKERRGDFLGATVQIIPHITDEIRHRISCAAREEINGGRVAEVCLVEVGGTVGDIESMPFLEAVRQMHGELAPEDMVLVHVTLVPVDAMGDLKTKPTQHSVKALRELGLQPDIIVCRSSEVIGQQTKKKISAFTDVPAKAVISAKDVPDIYQIPVELEKEGIAEVVCNYLSIENREPDTAWYRVVSQEYTNRVTVAIVSKYGIEDVYMSIKESLKHAGRALSTEVDIRWLDAETFSPKDLADVDGILVPGGFGKRGVEGKIQAIRYARENKRPYLGLCLGFQLSVVEYARHVLGISDATSEEMGAGTHVIAILPEQEEVSDLGGTMRLGNCSVTLKEGTMVADLYDTTSIVERHRHRYEVNPEFISGLEDAGLVFTGTCGDRMEVCELPDHPFYLATQFHPEFKSSPTNPSPPYIGFVAACKKNKTTTQGQVK; via the coding sequence TTGAAGTATATCGTTGTAACCGGCGGCGTCATGAGCGGACTCGGGAAAGGCATCACCACCGCGTCCATCGGCCGCCTCCTGAAAAATCGCGGCTACGAGGTAACGGCAGTCAAGATCGACCCCTACCTGAACATCGATGCCGGCACCATGAACCCCGCCCAGCACGGGGAGGTCTTCGTCCTCTCCGACGGCGGAGAAGTCGACCTCGATCTCGGCAACTACGAACGGTTCCTGGACATCAACCTCAAGTCGATCCATAACATCACGACAGGGAAGGTCTACCGGAGCGTCATCGAGAAAGAGCGGCGCGGAGACTTCCTTGGTGCGACCGTCCAGATCATCCCCCACATCACCGACGAGATCAGGCACCGCATCAGCTGTGCGGCACGGGAAGAGATCAACGGCGGCAGGGTGGCTGAGGTCTGCCTGGTGGAGGTCGGCGGCACAGTCGGCGACATCGAGAGCATGCCTTTTCTGGAAGCAGTCCGCCAGATGCACGGCGAACTTGCGCCGGAGGATATGGTCCTGGTCCACGTCACCCTGGTCCCGGTGGACGCCATGGGAGACCTCAAGACCAAACCCACGCAGCACTCGGTCAAGGCGCTCCGGGAACTCGGGCTGCAGCCCGACATCATCGTCTGCAGGAGCAGCGAGGTGATCGGCCAGCAGACGAAGAAGAAGATATCCGCCTTCACCGATGTCCCGGCAAAGGCCGTGATCTCCGCAAAAGACGTCCCCGACATCTACCAGATCCCGGTGGAACTGGAGAAGGAGGGGATTGCGGAGGTCGTCTGCAACTACCTGTCCATCGAGAACAGGGAGCCGGACACCGCATGGTACCGGGTCGTCTCGCAGGAGTACACGAACCGGGTGACGGTCGCCATCGTCAGCAAGTACGGGATCGAGGACGTCTATATGTCCATCAAAGAGTCGCTCAAGCATGCCGGAAGAGCGCTCTCCACCGAGGTGGACATACGGTGGCTGGATGCAGAGACGTTCAGCCCTAAGGACCTCGCCGACGTCGACGGCATCCTGGTCCCGGGAGGATTCGGCAAGCGCGGCGTTGAGGGCAAGATCCAGGCGATCCGGTATGCGCGTGAGAACAAGAGACCCTACCTCGGCCTCTGCCTCGGCTTCCAGCTCTCGGTGGTCGAGTATGCGCGGCATGTCCTCGGTATCAGTGACGCCACCAGTGAGGAGATGGGGGCCGGGACACACGTCATCGCCATCCTCCCCGAACAGGAGGAGGTCTCAGACCTCGGCGGGACGATGCGTCTTGGGAACTGTAGCGTCACTCTCAAGGAGGGCACGATGGTTGCCGATCTCTACGATACGACCTCGATCGTGGAGCGGCACCGCCACCGCTACGAGGTGAACCCGGAGTTCATCAGCGGCCTCGAAGACGCCGGTCTCGTCTTCACAGGGACCTGTGGTGACCGGATGGAGGTCTGCGAACTCCCCGACCACCCCTTCTACCTCGCCACACAGTTCCATCCGGAGTTCAAATCGAGCCCGACAAACCCCTCTCCACCCTATATCGGCTTTGTGGCCGCGTGCAAGAAGAATAAGACAACGACTCAGGGCCAGGTGAAATAA
- the guaA gene encoding glutamine-hydrolyzing GMP synthase, translating to MVNVEKFIDEAIQRIRDAAGEEKVVMALSGGVDSSVCAGIAARAIGDALIPIYVDTGLMRKGETERIRSLFSDMNLRVVDAGDEFFEALKGVTDPEEKRKVIGEKFIRIFEREAKRTGATMLLQGTIYPDRIESEGGIKSHHNVGGMPLDIKFKDVIEPLADLYKDEVREVAGGLGLPAEIQHRMPFPGPGLAVRMLGEVTREKVAIVREANAIVEECLVEEFRPWQCFAALLGLGTGVKGDVRLHGWIVAVRAIESRDGMTAEPLLLPYDTLTRMVSRITSEIPGVARVVYDVTPKPPATIEYE from the coding sequence ATGGTAAACGTTGAGAAATTTATCGATGAAGCGATCCAGCGGATACGGGATGCTGCCGGTGAAGAGAAGGTCGTGATGGCACTCTCCGGCGGCGTGGACTCGTCTGTCTGTGCAGGCATCGCCGCCCGTGCCATCGGTGATGCGCTCATCCCGATATACGTCGATACCGGCCTCATGCGGAAGGGGGAGACCGAGCGGATACGGTCCCTCTTCTCGGATATGAACCTCCGCGTCGTGGATGCAGGCGACGAGTTCTTTGAGGCGCTCAAAGGCGTCACCGATCCCGAAGAGAAGCGTAAGGTCATCGGCGAGAAGTTCATCAGGATCTTCGAGCGGGAGGCGAAGCGGACGGGAGCGACGATGCTCCTGCAGGGGACCATCTACCCGGACCGCATCGAGAGCGAGGGGGGCATAAAAAGCCACCACAACGTGGGAGGCATGCCCCTTGATATCAAGTTCAAGGACGTCATCGAACCGCTTGCCGACCTCTACAAGGACGAGGTTCGTGAGGTGGCAGGCGGGCTTGGGCTCCCGGCGGAGATCCAGCACCGGATGCCCTTCCCGGGGCCGGGGCTCGCCGTCAGGATGCTCGGGGAAGTGACGAGGGAGAAGGTCGCGATCGTCCGGGAGGCAAACGCCATCGTCGAGGAGTGCCTGGTGGAAGAGTTCCGCCCCTGGCAGTGCTTTGCGGCGCTCCTCGGTCTCGGGACCGGGGTGAAGGGCGACGTCAGGCTCCACGGCTGGATCGTTGCGGTCCGGGCCATCGAGTCCAGGGACGGCATGACCGCCGAACCCCTGCTCCTGCCCTATGACACCCTCACCCGGATGGTCTCCCGGATCACCTCCGAGATCCCGGGCGTCGCCCGGGTGGTCTACGACGTCACCCCAAAACCCCCGGCGACGATTGAGTATGAGTGA
- a CDS encoding PaaI family thioesterase, with product MGYIDDIKRVGRDANPFFTMMGIVVDEFGDGQARLSMDVRPDMLNGAGWLQGGVYVALADEAIALALYTLLADNEEIATIDEHTSFIKGVNTGTVTATGRVIRKGRRVAFADGEVRSAADGTLLSRTSASFAVIAR from the coding sequence GTGGGCTACATCGACGATATAAAACGGGTCGGAAGGGATGCCAATCCCTTCTTCACGATGATGGGGATTGTTGTAGATGAATTCGGGGACGGGCAGGCGCGCCTCTCCATGGATGTCAGGCCAGATATGCTCAACGGCGCCGGCTGGCTCCAGGGCGGGGTCTACGTGGCGCTTGCGGACGAGGCGATCGCGCTTGCGCTCTACACGCTTCTTGCCGATAACGAAGAGATCGCCACGATCGACGAGCACACCAGTTTCATAAAAGGCGTCAATACCGGGACGGTCACCGCCACCGGCAGGGTCATCAGGAAAGGGCGCCGGGTGGCGTTTGCGGACGGAGAAGTCAGGAGCGCAGCAGACGGTACGCTTCTCTCCCGGACGTCGGCATCGTTTGCCGTCATCGCAAGGTAA
- a CDS encoding DUF1890 domain-containing protein gives MSEKNTSEKTALILLGCPQVPVQTSMALYLAYGLSQRGIRPVVAGTTAARRLMEVADPDRHYLGEMADLDATIDEITGKVRDFDLCFVFIHNDSGVAYAGTMAYISRARLYALLFGEHAEDLAGEIEFPCEVIAAKAVHNPMPLKRRLDEVMQWAVSKR, from the coding sequence ATGAGCGAGAAGAATACCAGCGAGAAGACTGCGCTGATCCTGCTCGGGTGCCCGCAGGTGCCTGTCCAGACGAGTATGGCGCTCTACCTGGCATACGGCCTCTCGCAGCGGGGCATACGGCCGGTGGTTGCCGGGACAACGGCGGCACGAAGACTGATGGAGGTGGCCGACCCGGACCGGCACTACCTGGGTGAGATGGCTGACCTTGATGCCACAATCGACGAGATCACGGGGAAGGTGCGGGACTTCGACCTCTGCTTCGTCTTCATCCACAACGACTCAGGTGTTGCCTACGCGGGGACGATGGCCTACATATCCCGTGCACGGCTGTATGCGCTCCTCTTCGGAGAGCATGCAGAAGACCTTGCCGGTGAGATTGAGTTCCCCTGTGAGGTCATCGCGGCGAAGGCTGTTCACAACCCCATGCCGCTGAAACGGAGACTTGACGAGGTGATGCAATGGGCTGTCTCGAAGCGCTGA
- the fdhD gene encoding formate dehydrogenase accessory sulfurtransferase FdhD: MEIVCRAGIQVTGDGAREVHDDIIVEDCIRLFLNGEYLTTLVACLDRLADLGAGFVICEGLADEVDSVEVSGKDIYVTAPVKRDVHLEVESSGGYRVLGEPKAVSSSITVTADGIRAVTAAIESDTWRRTGGVHCSVLFCDGKLITRACDVGRHNTVDKVVGYAALHGIDRSTCVLGCTGRQPAGMVAKAANAGIPIVASRAASTDRGILTAQQAGLTLICFSRGERFTIYTHPERVPDVYSQVKKA; encoded by the coding sequence ATGGAGATCGTCTGCCGCGCCGGGATCCAGGTCACGGGTGACGGCGCGCGTGAGGTCCACGACGACATCATCGTTGAGGACTGTATCAGGCTCTTCCTGAACGGCGAGTATCTCACGACCCTGGTGGCATGTCTCGACCGTCTTGCCGACCTGGGGGCCGGGTTTGTCATCTGCGAGGGGCTGGCTGACGAGGTCGACTCGGTGGAGGTCTCGGGAAAGGATATCTACGTCACCGCCCCGGTCAAGAGAGACGTCCACCTTGAGGTGGAGTCGTCCGGGGGGTACCGGGTGCTCGGCGAGCCTAAAGCGGTCTCCTCGTCGATCACCGTCACTGCGGACGGCATCCGGGCGGTCACGGCCGCGATCGAGTCTGATACCTGGCGGAGGACCGGCGGTGTCCACTGTTCGGTCCTCTTCTGTGACGGGAAACTTATCACCCGTGCCTGTGACGTCGGCAGGCACAACACCGTCGATAAGGTCGTGGGCTACGCGGCCCTCCACGGGATTGACCGGTCGACGTGTGTTCTCGGGTGCACCGGCAGGCAGCCGGCGGGGATGGTGGCGAAGGCGGCAAACGCCGGGATACCTATCGTCGCATCACGTGCCGCCTCGACCGACCGGGGCATCCTTACGGCACAGCAGGCAGGGCTCACCCTGATCTGCTTCTCGCGGGGGGAGCGGTTCACGATCTACACGCACCCAGAGCGGGTGCCTGATGTCTATTCACAGGTGAAGAAGGCCTGA
- a CDS encoding PAS domain S-box protein — MIGASPGDVLGIQEMLRGCGREIELIHCERLEDGLALASGGAVEVVLLDLDLPENQATTCLDRLRRTAPDVPIIVLTAEGDDRAALRAMQHGAQDYLARERIDAELLCRSIKYALERTRAELALRHSEAMYRRLVENLNEGVLAVDEAGLITFANPRMGEILGYPAGRLIGLPISVFFDTADGAVSGTRNPFCRQTDRRQEFELDLLASDGRRVHVLVVTSPVTDAAGAFGGCLAGVLDITDRKEAELALRQSEQKYRLVVESLSEGIWVIDQDARTLFVNPRMAEMLGYAPEGMIGRQFYSFIPPSCSATIQDRLTRRRDGIREQYECEFIRKEGDRITALLIASPFMDDSGEFRGSIAGVMDITERKRAEEEIRIRSEQLMVLNRIISVSATSLSLAEHLEESLEKTLELMGFHVGIVYMLDADRKRALLQYQRGVPPSCMPRNRVVKIHHWPFNFIFVAGQPRYIERHPDLNSIEAGILRELDVSALACIPLIAEAVVVGAVYAGSRTKESFSREERTLLETIGKEIGSGILKGMLHKRLEAANREANLYLDIMTHDIRNTENVSGLYAGLLIEMLEGEAALYARKIESGVRRSKEILGNVSTIRRIHHESPDLSPVDLDVVVKEEVAAFPDVAIEVEGMSRQVWADDLLPEVFTNLIRNAVRLGGPGIEIAIRVEDYDGESVLVSVEDTGPGIPDPLKGSILHLFERGWIEGCGDGLGLFIVRTLVERYGGTLRVEDRVEGRPDLGAAFRFTLREVLSSGSDEDSDRCPVGEECE, encoded by the coding sequence TTGATAGGGGCAAGTCCCGGCGACGTTTTGGGCATCCAGGAGATGCTCAGGGGTTGCGGACGCGAGATTGAGTTGATCCACTGCGAGCGCCTCGAGGACGGGCTTGCCCTTGCATCGGGCGGCGCGGTCGAGGTGGTGCTCCTCGACCTGGATCTCCCGGAAAACCAGGCGACAACCTGCCTCGACCGCCTGCGCCGGACGGCCCCCGACGTCCCGATCATCGTGCTCACCGCGGAGGGGGATGACCGGGCCGCGCTCCGTGCGATGCAACACGGCGCGCAGGATTACCTGGCCCGGGAGAGGATTGATGCGGAACTGCTCTGCCGGTCCATCAAGTATGCGCTCGAGCGGACGCGCGCGGAACTTGCGCTCCGGCACTCGGAGGCGATGTACCGGAGGCTGGTCGAAAACCTCAACGAAGGTGTCCTCGCTGTGGACGAGGCCGGCCTCATCACCTTCGCAAACCCGCGCATGGGAGAGATCCTTGGCTACCCTGCCGGGCGCCTGATAGGGTTGCCGATCTCCGTGTTCTTTGATACTGCGGACGGCGCTGTTTCTGGCACCAGGAACCCTTTTTGCCGGCAGACGGATCGGAGGCAAGAGTTTGAACTGGACCTCCTCGCGAGCGACGGGAGACGCGTCCACGTGCTCGTGGTCACATCGCCGGTCACCGATGCCGCCGGCGCCTTCGGAGGATGCCTTGCCGGGGTGCTGGATATCACCGACCGGAAGGAGGCTGAACTCGCGCTCAGGCAGAGCGAACAGAAGTACCGGCTCGTCGTGGAGAGTCTCAGCGAAGGGATATGGGTGATCGACCAGGATGCCCGCACGTTGTTTGTCAACCCACGGATGGCTGAGATGCTCGGTTATGCCCCGGAAGGGATGATCGGGAGACAGTTCTACTCGTTTATCCCTCCCTCCTGCAGCGCCACAATACAGGACCGCCTGACCCGCCGGAGAGACGGCATCAGGGAGCAGTATGAGTGCGAGTTCATCAGGAAGGAGGGTGACCGTATCACCGCTCTGCTGATCGCGTCCCCGTTCATGGACGATTCCGGTGAGTTCCGGGGCTCGATCGCCGGCGTGATGGATATCACCGAGCGAAAACGGGCGGAGGAAGAGATCCGGATCCGGAGCGAACAGCTCATGGTCCTCAACCGGATCATCAGCGTCTCCGCCACATCCCTCTCTCTTGCCGAGCACCTGGAAGAGTCGCTTGAGAAGACGCTCGAACTGATGGGGTTTCACGTCGGCATCGTCTACATGCTCGATGCTGACCGGAAACGGGCCCTGCTGCAGTACCAGAGGGGCGTGCCGCCGTCATGCATGCCCCGGAACCGCGTGGTCAAGATCCACCACTGGCCGTTCAACTTCATATTTGTCGCCGGCCAGCCCCGCTACATAGAGCGGCACCCGGACCTCAACTCCATCGAGGCGGGCATACTCAGGGAACTCGACGTCTCGGCGCTCGCCTGTATCCCGCTCATCGCGGAAGCGGTTGTTGTCGGGGCGGTCTACGCCGGAAGCCGGACAAAGGAGTCCTTCTCCCGCGAGGAACGGACGCTGCTTGAGACGATAGGCAAGGAGATCGGATCAGGTATCCTGAAGGGCATGCTCCACAAGAGGCTGGAGGCGGCGAACCGGGAGGCGAACCTCTACCTGGACATCATGACGCACGATATCAGGAACACCGAGAACGTCTCGGGTCTCTACGCCGGTCTCCTCATCGAGATGCTGGAGGGGGAGGCTGCCCTGTATGCGCGAAAGATCGAGAGCGGCGTCCGCAGGAGCAAGGAGATCCTCGGGAACGTCTCCACGATCCGTCGCATCCATCATGAGTCGCCCGATCTCAGTCCGGTCGACCTTGATGTCGTCGTCAAGGAGGAGGTCGCAGCATTCCCTGATGTTGCAATCGAGGTCGAGGGTATGTCCCGGCAGGTCTGGGCGGACGACCTCCTCCCAGAGGTCTTCACAAACCTGATCCGCAACGCCGTCAGACTTGGCGGTCCCGGGATCGAGATCGCCATCAGGGTTGAGGATTATGACGGCGAGAGCGTGCTGGTCTCTGTTGAGGATACCGGGCCGGGCATACCTGACCCCCTGAAGGGGTCGATCCTCCACCTGTTCGAGCGGGGATGGATCGAGGGGTGCGGCGACGGGCTCGGGCTCTTTATCGTCCGGACGCTCGTCGAGCGCTACGGCGGCACTCTCCGGGTGGAGGACCGGGTGGAAGGGCGGCCGGATCTCGGCGCGGCGTTCAGGTTTACCCTTCGTGAGGTGCTCTCCTCCGGGAGCGACGAAGACAGTGACAGGTGTCCGGTCGGGGAAGAGTGCGAGTGA
- the hisC gene encoding histidinol-phosphate transaminase: MRRLIRACYAGAAGYSYAKSAEDVAREHGIDRVARLASNENPRPPSPAVIEAASRALQAANRYPDTRAAPLVEALRRYHGDYRFVTGVGMDGVIETVIRTIVEPGETVVVSTPTFSFYGLAAAAHGARVVSVPRCEDFSVDAAAFIEACRGAKLAFLCSPNNPTGNSVTPEAVEEILEGMEGVLFLDNAYVEFSGIDYRPLMRRHENLVLGRTMSKIFALAGLRVGYAFVPGWLEPFYHRAATPFALNSVSLAAAAAALADVDRVRETCDHVRRWRSRFLEEVPFRTFPSDANFVMIDVSPLTGDEAVERLAAKGVLVRSCTSFPGLGDHYIRVCIGEDWENERFLEAAKNL, translated from the coding sequence ATGCGGCGCTTGATTAGAGCGTGCTATGCGGGCGCGGCGGGGTACTCCTACGCCAAGTCTGCAGAGGATGTTGCGCGGGAGCACGGCATCGACCGGGTGGCCCGCCTCGCAAGTAACGAGAACCCCCGCCCGCCCTCGCCTGCCGTGATTGAAGCGGCGAGCAGAGCGCTCCAGGCAGCGAACCGCTACCCGGACACGCGGGCGGCGCCCCTCGTCGAAGCGCTCCGGCGCTACCACGGCGACTACCGGTTCGTCACCGGTGTGGGCATGGACGGCGTCATCGAGACGGTGATCCGGACGATCGTCGAGCCCGGGGAGACGGTGGTCGTCTCGACCCCGACCTTCTCCTTCTACGGGCTTGCGGCCGCGGCGCATGGCGCCCGGGTCGTGAGCGTCCCCCGCTGTGAGGACTTCTCGGTTGATGCAGCGGCCTTCATCGAGGCCTGCCGGGGAGCAAAACTTGCCTTCCTCTGCTCCCCGAACAACCCCACGGGAAACTCGGTCACGCCGGAGGCGGTCGAAGAGATCCTCGAAGGGATGGAGGGAGTGCTCTTCCTCGATAACGCCTACGTCGAGTTTTCAGGCATCGACTACCGCCCTCTTATGCGGCGGCACGAGAACCTGGTCCTCGGGCGGACGATGTCGAAGATCTTCGCCCTCGCCGGGCTGCGGGTCGGCTACGCCTTCGTCCCCGGGTGGCTGGAGCCCTTCTACCACCGGGCGGCGACACCGTTTGCCTTAAACTCGGTCTCCCTCGCGGCAGCGGCCGCGGCTCTCGCCGACGTCGACCGGGTGCGCGAGACATGCGATCACGTCCGGCGGTGGAGAAGCCGGTTCCTCGAAGAGGTGCCGTTCCGTACGTTTCCCTCGGATGCAAACTTCGTCATGATCGATGTTTCTCCCCTGACCGGCGACGAGGCGGTTGAACGGCTTGCGGCAAAGGGTGTCCTTGTCCGGTCCTGCACCTCCTTCCCCGGGCTCGGCGACCACTACATCAGGGTCTGCATCGGTGAGGATTGGGAGAACGAGCGGTTCCTCGAGGCGGCGAAGAACCTATGA
- a CDS encoding DUF1894 domain-containing protein → MGCLEALKPEIILSGSSFREAREYIKKNVREYHEVEPGYKIFDVHIIGVAPLYVGVEGEDLIFPYTKPCHGTFVVKVPGGEEIARLRERKK, encoded by the coding sequence ATGGGCTGTCTCGAAGCGCTGAAACCAGAGATCATACTCTCAGGATCCTCTTTCCGGGAGGCACGGGAGTATATTAAGAAGAATGTCCGGGAGTACCACGAGGTCGAACCCGGCTACAAGATATTCGATGTCCATATCATCGGTGTTGCGCCGCTCTACGTCGGCGTTGAGGGCGAGGATCTCATCTTCCCGTATACCAAGCCCTGTCACGGGACATTCGTGGTGAAGGTCCCGGGCGGCGAGGAGATTGCGCGGCTGCGGGAGAGGAAGAAATAA
- a CDS encoding TspO/MBR family protein has product MASAFIRVAQFFAAIAVCLLAGLVGSVFTTPAIPTWYAALAKPALTPPAWLFGPVWTVLFILMGIALYLVWSKGWGQKNVQVAMAIFAVQLVLNVLWSYLFFGLQAPFFALIEIVLLWVAILMTIGAFYRVSIPAAALLVPYLLWVTFAAYLTYGIYALNP; this is encoded by the coding sequence GTGGCATCTGCGTTCATCAGGGTTGCTCAGTTCTTCGCGGCGATCGCGGTCTGCCTGCTTGCCGGGCTGGTCGGGTCGGTCTTCACGACGCCGGCCATTCCCACCTGGTATGCCGCACTCGCAAAACCCGCCCTGACCCCTCCGGCGTGGCTCTTCGGCCCCGTCTGGACGGTGCTCTTCATCCTCATGGGTATCGCGCTCTATCTCGTCTGGAGCAAGGGGTGGGGCCAGAAGAACGTGCAGGTCGCGATGGCGATATTCGCCGTCCAGCTGGTCCTCAACGTCCTCTGGTCGTACCTCTTCTTCGGACTGCAGGCCCCGTTCTTCGCTCTCATCGAGATCGTCCTCCTCTGGGTTGCAATCCTCATGACGATCGGCGCCTTCTACCGGGTATCGATACCGGCGGCGGCGTTGCTCGTGCCCTACCTTCTCTGGGTGACCTTTGCGGCCTACCTCACCTACGGCATCTACGCCCTGAACCCTTAG
- a CDS encoding CDP-alcohol phosphatidyltransferase family protein: protein MTLDQFRPHVQGIVQPVVNLTRKLGITPNGLTVASFFVSILAGIAFYAGGVVLGVVMVALNAVFDALDGALARDMGVASPRGDFLDHVIDRYADIFIITGIFAGGAASWPIGVFALTGVLMSSYLGTQAQAVGVGRYYGGILGRADRLVLIMIAGVLTVLIPGEIYGLNYLGWLLVIFGIFGHYTAFQRFAHVWRNIGDL from the coding sequence ATGACACTGGACCAGTTCAGACCGCACGTGCAGGGCATCGTCCAGCCCGTGGTGAACCTGACCCGGAAACTCGGGATCACCCCGAACGGGCTGACGGTTGCATCCTTTTTTGTATCGATACTTGCGGGTATCGCGTTCTATGCCGGCGGCGTCGTGCTTGGTGTCGTCATGGTCGCCCTCAACGCCGTCTTCGACGCGCTTGACGGAGCGCTCGCCCGGGACATGGGGGTAGCAAGCCCCCGCGGGGATTTCCTGGACCATGTCATCGACCGCTACGCCGACATCTTCATCATCACCGGCATCTTTGCAGGCGGGGCCGCGTCCTGGCCGATCGGCGTCTTCGCCCTGACCGGGGTCCTGATGTCATCGTACCTCGGCACCCAGGCACAGGCTGTCGGGGTCGGCAGGTACTACGGGGGCATCCTCGGCCGGGCGGACCGGCTGGTGCTGATCATGATCGCAGGCGTGCTCACGGTCCTGATCCCGGGGGAGATCTACGGCTTAAACTACCTCGGGTGGCTCCTCGTCATATTCGGCATCTTCGGGCACTACACCGCTTTCCAGCGGTTTGCCCACGTCTGGCGGAACATCGGGGACCTGTAA